One window of Planctomycetia bacterium genomic DNA carries:
- a CDS encoding GHMP kinase encodes MILKHKAFARAGLVGNPSDGYHGKTISIIIRNFWAEAVLYEWDTLEILPGKENQNRFSTVHDLVKDVKLHGYYGGVRLVKATIKKFVEYCYRHQLPLHDRNFSIRFESNIPRQVGLAGSSAIITATLRCLMDFYDIDIPMEVQPSLILSVENDELGITAGLQDRVIQVYEGLVYMDFAKEKMREMKGFSHGVYERLDTSLLPPLYLAFKADVSEPTEVFHNDIRSRYRQGDAAVVQAMQTFADLAAQGKDALQHGDRDKLHWCMNRNFDTRRSIYQLPAGQIEMIDVARSSGASAKFAGSGGAILGMYQDESQFEQLQDALRKIQCVVIKPQW; translated from the coding sequence ATGATACTCAAACATAAAGCATTTGCGCGGGCAGGGCTGGTGGGAAACCCTTCAGATGGGTACCACGGCAAAACCATTTCCATCATTATTCGTAATTTCTGGGCCGAAGCGGTTCTCTACGAATGGGACACGCTCGAGATTCTGCCTGGTAAGGAAAACCAGAACCGGTTTTCAACCGTTCACGATCTGGTGAAGGATGTCAAGCTGCATGGCTACTATGGAGGTGTGCGACTCGTCAAAGCCACTATCAAGAAGTTTGTCGAGTATTGTTATCGACATCAACTGCCTCTGCATGACCGTAATTTCAGTATTCGTTTTGAGAGCAACATTCCACGACAGGTAGGGCTGGCAGGTTCCAGTGCCATCATCACTGCTACTCTCCGCTGCCTGATGGACTTTTATGACATCGATATTCCCATGGAGGTGCAGCCTTCGTTGATTTTGTCGGTGGAGAATGATGAACTGGGTATCACTGCAGGCTTGCAGGATCGGGTCATCCAAGTTTATGAGGGGCTTGTTTACATGGATTTTGCCAAAGAGAAAATGCGAGAAATGAAGGGCTTTTCGCATGGCGTCTATGAACGACTCGATACCTCTCTTTTGCCGCCGCTGTATCTTGCTTTCAAAGCAGATGTGAGTGAGCCAACCGAAGTATTCCATAATGATATTCGCAGCAGATACAGGCAAGGTGATGCCGCAGTGGTTCAGGCCATGCAGACCTTTGCCGACCTCGCTGCTCAGGGAAAAGACGCATTGCAGCATGGCGATAGGGATAAGCTGCATTGGTGCATGAATAGAAACTTTGATACGCGACGATCCATTTATCAACTTCCTGCTGGACAGATTGAAATGATTGACGTAGCCAGGTCATCTGGGGCCAGTGCAAAGTTTGCAGGATCAGGCGGGGCGATTCTGGGAATGTATCAGGATGAGAGTCAATTTGAACAACTGCAGGATGCACTAAGGAAAATCCAATGCGTCGTGATCAAACCACAATGGTAA
- a CDS encoding DUF1080 domain-containing protein, with translation MLCSVTWITLAEDTALPKASIDGNGPGWVALVEKDFTQANCDPDTWKWRDDGVLACTGTPVGVLRSVKQYTNFELVVQWRHLKSAGNSGVFVWAPEGPLFALKRNALPHGIEVQVLDHGYTEEYEKSSGKKATWFTTNGDVFPVGSSKMKPFAPVSPDGSRSFPRKNLSKGVGEWNHYYIRAINGEVRLWVNGEEVSGGSGCKPASGYLCLESEGSPIEFKGIRLRELP, from the coding sequence ATGTTGTGTAGTGTTACTTGGATTACGCTGGCTGAAGATACGGCGTTGCCAAAAGCCAGTATTGATGGCAATGGGCCCGGCTGGGTTGCTTTGGTTGAGAAAGACTTCACCCAGGCCAACTGCGATCCAGACACCTGGAAATGGCGAGACGATGGTGTGCTCGCCTGCACCGGTACTCCAGTCGGCGTGTTGCGTTCTGTCAAGCAATACACTAACTTCGAACTGGTAGTTCAGTGGCGGCATTTGAAAAGTGCAGGTAACTCCGGCGTTTTTGTGTGGGCACCCGAAGGCCCATTGTTTGCCCTTAAACGAAACGCGTTGCCTCACGGGATTGAAGTGCAGGTACTCGATCATGGATATACTGAGGAGTACGAAAAATCGAGTGGCAAGAAGGCTACCTGGTTCACTACCAACGGCGATGTCTTCCCAGTAGGCAGCAGCAAAATGAAGCCTTTCGCACCCGTTTCGCCCGATGGCAGCAGAAGCTTTCCCAGGAAGAACCTAAGTAAAGGTGTTGGCGAATGGAATCACTACTACATTCGTGCTATCAACGGTGAAGTCAGGCTATGGGTCAATGGGGAAGAAGTTTCAGGAGGCAGTGGATGTAAGCCAGCAAGTGGATATCTTTGCTTGGAATCGGAAGGTTCGCCCATCGAGTTCAAGGGCATTCGCTTGCGTGAGTTGCCATGA
- a CDS encoding FHA domain-containing protein, producing the protein MMDAFLHACGVPSALELEVESTSQARSIRFCLRQPFALMGSHPSADIYQPAENIRPRHIYLQAIEGRIFCINVSQTGSVKTANKEIKTGSWVKPGQPVQFGARQFKLIEDRRKVSDTEQEWNDPLSAGSAFDIFGPRLTLEIHDNDSDSITKTWQIDRLITLIGRTSRCAIQLNDDAISNVHASLVLTAHGVFVVDLLGRGGISINGNQVRAGFLDVGDELTIGPFSMKLQPASIYELPIEKNRVLNALPSSDEAFIMISPTENDLHEHAPHSHIPWPEDVTQSAVLRELRDQLQALQGPEYAKYQPVISKMIEEYDQISEDQLQAIRTELQLIREAQQASISQSSVEQPAITDSQMFAPTKDPISKVRSASKLLEESGSSVFRIPIK; encoded by the coding sequence ATGATGGATGCATTTTTACATGCGTGCGGAGTTCCTTCCGCACTTGAACTGGAAGTCGAATCGACCAGCCAGGCGCGGTCCATTCGGTTTTGTCTACGTCAACCTTTTGCGTTGATGGGAAGCCATCCGTCCGCAGATATTTATCAACCAGCTGAAAACATTCGCCCGCGGCATATTTACCTGCAGGCAATCGAAGGCCGAATCTTCTGCATTAACGTGTCACAAACCGGTTCAGTAAAAACAGCAAATAAGGAGATCAAAACCGGGAGTTGGGTGAAACCAGGCCAGCCGGTTCAGTTCGGTGCCCGACAATTTAAACTGATTGAAGATCGGCGAAAAGTTTCTGACACGGAACAGGAATGGAACGATCCCCTTTCGGCTGGTTCAGCATTCGATATCTTCGGACCTCGGTTGACTCTGGAAATCCACGATAACGATTCTGATTCGATTACCAAAACCTGGCAGATTGATCGCTTGATCACGTTGATTGGTCGCACATCTCGATGCGCCATCCAACTGAATGATGATGCCATCTCGAATGTACATGCCAGCCTGGTACTAACAGCACATGGAGTATTTGTGGTTGATCTGCTTGGCCGCGGTGGCATCTCCATCAATGGAAACCAGGTACGCGCAGGATTTCTGGATGTCGGTGATGAATTAACTATCGGGCCATTCAGCATGAAACTGCAACCCGCATCGATTTACGAATTGCCCATTGAAAAGAATCGCGTGTTGAATGCCTTACCCTCTTCCGATGAGGCCTTTATCATGATCTCTCCAACAGAAAACGATCTGCACGAACATGCACCACACTCGCATATCCCCTGGCCCGAAGACGTAACGCAATCTGCGGTGCTGAGGGAACTCAGGGATCAGCTTCAGGCACTTCAAGGCCCTGAGTATGCCAAGTATCAACCAGTCATCAGCAAGATGATCGAAGAATACGACCAGATTTCTGAAGATCAACTGCAGGCCATCCGCACAGAACTGCAGTTAATTCGAGAGGCCCAGCAGGCGTCCATTTCACAAAGTTCAGTGGAACAACCAGCTATCACTGACTCCCAGATGTTCGCACCAACCAAGGACCCTATCTCGAAAGTTCGTTCTGCTTCGAAACTGCTTGAAGAATCGGGATCTTCGGTTTTCCGTATTCCCATCAAATAA
- a CDS encoding MFS transporter: MLIRWLNDLDTITKRNFLLELMYNLSAGVVSGLILVAQVVAVGSLKDNSLAATVMVAAQPALALLLPMWAIVSRHTRLFNLAIGGGILRCIPLLLVAWVDQSWQLALVVMAYHFLGGPATLAIPSLYKYAYPDQHRGKIIGILKLVQNCVTVPVLIGVSLWSDYDTSAYQIAYPLGGVLGLIGVLAYWLRYLPTDDPHARRTMSESPSWNGMRLVLAKDNNFKLFQATIFLTGAGFLLSRGVWLYLLRDHFQLSQFTITLLVMIFPVILGGITSPFWGWLIDQTSPVAGRIAFALMGIPAYLSIFSSFYFDYLWLAFLGAALRGVVLGAAEVATTTGNLYFAETRERAALYESISSVFQGLRGMTMPPLGWVVYQSLGWLHWPGSLMFVVPTVFNLWSLLIAWRLWHAEKQERLQEATEHELPVEVDE, translated from the coding sequence TTGCTAATCCGCTGGTTGAATGATCTCGATACCATCACTAAGCGCAATTTCCTGCTGGAATTGATGTACAACCTGAGTGCCGGGGTGGTCAGCGGATTGATCCTGGTAGCCCAAGTGGTTGCCGTAGGTAGTTTGAAAGATAACAGCCTGGCTGCTACTGTGATGGTGGCTGCCCAGCCAGCCTTGGCTTTGCTGCTGCCCATGTGGGCGATTGTTTCCCGCCACACTCGCCTGTTCAATCTCGCCATTGGTGGCGGTATTCTTCGCTGCATCCCGCTTCTGCTTGTTGCCTGGGTCGATCAATCCTGGCAACTGGCCCTCGTGGTGATGGCTTATCATTTTCTCGGTGGGCCTGCAACACTCGCTATCCCTTCGCTCTACAAGTATGCCTACCCCGATCAGCATCGCGGCAAGATCATCGGCATTCTCAAACTGGTGCAGAACTGTGTCACGGTACCAGTGCTGATAGGAGTTTCTCTCTGGTCCGATTATGATACTTCGGCCTATCAGATTGCTTATCCTCTGGGTGGTGTATTGGGTTTGATTGGAGTGCTGGCCTACTGGTTGCGTTATCTCCCAACGGATGATCCGCATGCACGTCGAACAATGAGCGAATCACCCAGTTGGAATGGCATGAGACTGGTTCTCGCCAAGGACAACAATTTCAAACTTTTCCAGGCAACCATTTTTCTGACTGGTGCCGGGTTTCTGCTGAGCCGGGGTGTCTGGCTCTATCTGCTCCGTGATCATTTCCAGCTGTCACAGTTCACCATAACGCTGCTGGTCATGATTTTTCCGGTGATTCTGGGAGGTATCACTTCGCCATTCTGGGGCTGGCTTATTGATCAGACTTCGCCGGTGGCAGGCCGCATTGCTTTTGCTCTGATGGGCATTCCTGCCTACCTGTCTATCTTTTCAAGCTTTTATTTTGACTACCTCTGGCTTGCTTTTCTCGGCGCTGCTCTGCGTGGCGTTGTCCTGGGCGCTGCAGAGGTCGCAACGACGACAGGCAACCTCTACTTTGCGGAAACCCGTGAGCGGGCAGCGCTCTATGAAAGCATCAGCTCCGTGTTTCAGGGGCTTCGAGGCATGACCATGCCACCCCTGGGTTGGGTCGTCTATCAATCGCTCGGCTGGCTACACTGGCCCGGCTCACTCATGTTCGTGGTGCCAACAGTGTTCAACTTGTGGAGCCTGCTCATTGCCTGGCGACTCTGGCACGCTGAGAAGCAAGAACGGTTGCAAGAAGCAACGGAACATGAGCTGCCGGTTGAGGTGGATGAGTAG